A region of Patescibacteria group bacterium DNA encodes the following proteins:
- a CDS encoding endonuclease domain-containing protein, translating to MKATNRTYNDRELKSLRRTLRKNFTDQERLLWSKLRNRQLDGHKFYRQYGVGRYVVDFYCPEKRIVIELDGGHHTEKTNLQLDAERDKALNTLNIRVLRFWNHEVKTNLYGVLETILHILKDS from the coding sequence ATGAAGGCAACAAATCGGACATATAATGATCGAGAATTGAAATCGTTAAGAAGAACATTACGGAAGAATTTTACCGATCAAGAGAGATTATTGTGGAGTAAATTGCGCAATAGGCAATTAGACGGACATAAGTTTTATCGGCAATACGGTGTTGGTCGTTATGTGGTAGACTTTTATTGTCCTGAAAAACGAATTGTAATTGAATTAGACGGAGGGCACCATACCGAGAAGACGAACCTTCAGCTTGATGCTGAAAGGGATAAGGCATTGAACACCCTCAACATTCGAGTATTAAGATTTTGGAACCATGAGGTAAAGACCAATCTCTATGGAGTTCTGGAGACAATTCTGCACATTCTTAAGGATTCGTAA
- a CDS encoding class I SAM-dependent methyltransferase has protein sequence MTPWDTFFYEKIRQIFEQKKDIIDIGGGLRISDTKGNRYDPHRAWIKQYLNAVNYKILDPVPDYHPDIIGDIHRMPLGDASTDAIICIAVLEHIENPFKAFEEMHRVLKKGGYCFLYVPFLYYYHAQPGYYGDFWRYTEDSLKYLSRNFSSLEIQKVRGPLETWVHLSPLGRFTLLNTLARTTDILLKKQKSKQTSGYYVFLIK, from the coding sequence ATGACTCCCTGGGATACTTTCTTCTACGAAAAGATAAGACAAATCTTTGAGCAAAAAAAGGATATTATTGACATTGGCGGAGGATTGAGAATTTCTGACACAAAAGGAAACCGGTATGACCCGCACCGCGCGTGGATAAAACAATATCTCAATGCGGTAAATTATAAAATCCTTGATCCCGTGCCGGACTACCACCCTGACATTATCGGGGACATCCATCGCATGCCACTGGGCGACGCATCGACCGATGCGATTATTTGTATCGCAGTTTTGGAACACATTGAAAACCCGTTCAAGGCTTTTGAAGAAATGCACCGCGTGCTGAAAAAAGGCGGCTATTGCTTCCTCTATGTCCCATTTCTCTACTATTACCACGCGCAGCCGGGATATTATGGCGACTTTTGGAGATATACGGAAGATTCACTAAAGTATTTAAGCCGCAATTTCTCTTCTCTAGAAATACAAAAAGTAAGAGGGCCGCTCGAGACATGGGTACACTTGAGCCCCTTGGGCCGCTTTACTCTCCTCAATACGCTCGCAAGAACTACCGATATCCTGTTAAAAAAACAAAAGTCAAAACAAACAAGCGGCTACTATGTTTTTTTAATAAAATAA
- a CDS encoding nickel-dependent hydrogenase large subunit, producing the protein MHKIDFDLSLEEVTKIEGAATLSVKVRDAKVEECKFGIAEYKRFYTQAMVGKPASALPQHLARICGTCSNAHIMASLDAVEHALGIVPSAQTKVLRALTMDGLMIRDHALHLYLFSLPDLLGKDSILALDENDPEEHQLLHDAFDVKAAGNHLSQLVAGRSVHAPMPVVGGFLKIPDSAGIEKSRRELEQIRPALLRLIGVYGKSTFILLSKTNYVALTANPYSFLQGDLCASNVACIPEEQFMEHLSHVVVPYSQASAYAFQGELYRVGALARLNLNKDALNPRTKADAAQYLARFPSDNAYDNNLAQAIEILHCIDEALEMLSTHSFHAETPQKANPHAGEGIGVIEAPRGTLYHKVELDEKGIVTHGDIVVPTGQNQLAIEWDIKQLVEQWLKEGKEIGNKKALEHEIEQLIRAYDPCMSCAAHFLEVTWDEA; encoded by the coding sequence ATGCATAAAATAGATTTTGATCTCTCATTGGAAGAGGTTACCAAAATAGAGGGCGCAGCGACTTTGAGCGTGAAAGTGCGGGATGCAAAGGTGGAGGAGTGCAAGTTCGGCATCGCCGAGTATAAAAGGTTTTATACGCAGGCGATGGTGGGAAAGCCCGCCTCTGCGCTCCCGCAGCATTTGGCGCGCATCTGCGGCACCTGCTCAAACGCCCATATCATGGCGTCGCTCGATGCAGTGGAGCACGCACTGGGCATTGTCCCTTCGGCGCAAACGAAGGTGTTGCGCGCGCTTACGATGGATGGGCTCATGATCCGCGACCATGCGCTTCATCTTTATCTTTTTTCCTTACCTGACCTTTTAGGAAAAGACTCGATTCTCGCATTGGATGAAAATGATCCGGAAGAACACCAGCTGCTCCATGACGCGTTTGACGTCAAGGCCGCGGGTAATCACTTGTCGCAGCTTGTGGCAGGCAGGAGCGTGCATGCGCCGATGCCGGTGGTGGGAGGTTTTTTGAAAATACCAGATTCCGCGGGCATTGAGAAATCTCGGCGGGAACTCGAGCAAATAAGGCCTGCTCTACTGCGGCTGATAGGCGTATACGGGAAAAGTACATTTATTCTTCTTTCCAAGACCAATTATGTGGCGCTTACCGCCAATCCGTACAGTTTCTTGCAGGGAGATCTTTGCGCGAGCAATGTTGCGTGCATTCCGGAAGAGCAGTTTATGGAGCATTTAAGCCATGTGGTGGTGCCTTATTCGCAGGCCTCCGCCTACGCGTTCCAGGGAGAGCTTTATCGGGTTGGCGCTTTGGCTCGCTTGAATTTGAACAAAGATGCGCTCAATCCCCGCACGAAAGCGGACGCTGCCCAATATCTTGCACGGTTCCCTTCAGATAACGCATATGATAACAATCTCGCGCAGGCAATCGAAATCCTGCACTGCATAGATGAGGCGCTGGAGATGCTCTCTACCCATTCATTCCATGCAGAGACGCCGCAAAAGGCGAACCCTCATGCGGGCGAGGGCATTGGCGTGATTGAGGCTCCCCGCGGCACGCTCTACCATAAGGTGGAGCTGGATGAAAAGGGGATAGTCACGCACGGCGACATCGTGGTGCCCACGGGGCAGAACCAGCTCGCCATTGAATGGGATATCAAGCAGTTAGTGGAGCAGTGGTTGAAGGAGGGGAAGGAGATTGGGAATAAAAAAGCGCTCGAACATGAAATCGAGCAGCTTATCCGCGCGTACGACCCTTGCATGAGCTGCGCGGCGCATTTTTTGGAAGTTACGTGGGATGAAGCATAG
- a CDS encoding orotidine 5'-phosphate decarboxylase / HUMPS family protein: MMNKNKSKLDHKKRYLQVALNNTLEEARSIIEQLPPDNRILIEAGTPLIKQYGEEGIRKIVYWWSEKLYGRFTINPRFALSSLSHPLQLQNEITEIPYIIADLKTMDRGSTEVEMAARAGASAAVALGNAPVETLNAFIDTCQSLGLDAMVDMMNVEFPLTVLRALKKIPPVVILHRGVDEERINRQKMLPLHEIRRIKGNYDVLIAVAGGDTLREAQSVIFNDADIVVVWKSVFQSTEETASLVEGFLKVIK, translated from the coding sequence ATGATGAATAAGAATAAGTCAAAACTTGACCATAAAAAGCGCTATCTGCAAGTGGCGCTCAACAATACGCTTGAAGAAGCCCGCAGTATTATTGAACAGCTGCCTCCTGATAACCGCATTTTGATAGAGGCGGGCACACCCCTTATCAAGCAGTATGGCGAGGAGGGCATCAGAAAAATCGTATATTGGTGGAGCGAAAAATTATACGGACGCTTTACGATTAACCCCCGGTTTGCACTTTCCTCCCTCTCTCATCCTCTCCAACTCCAAAATGAAATAACTGAAATTCCTTATATCATTGCTGACTTAAAAACCATGGACAGAGGATCCACGGAAGTCGAAATGGCGGCGCGTGCCGGCGCGAGCGCCGCGGTAGCACTGGGAAACGCGCCAGTGGAAACACTTAATGCATTTATCGATACCTGCCAATCGCTCGGGCTCGACGCCATGGTGGACATGATGAACGTGGAATTTCCCCTCACCGTGCTGCGCGCGCTTAAAAAAATACCGCCGGTGGTTATCCTCCACCGCGGCGTGGATGAAGAGCGGATTAACAGGCAAAAGATGCTCCCCTTGCATGAGATCAGGAGGATCAAAGGGAACTATGACGTGCTTATCGCGGTCGCAGGCGGCGACACCCTCCGCGAAGCGCAGAGCGTCATCTTCAACGACGCTGACATTGTCGTGGTCTGGAAATCGGTATTCCAGAGCACCGAAGAAACGGCAAGCCTTGTCGAGGGATTCTTGAAAGTGATCAAATAA
- the rsmH gene encoding 16S rRNA (cytosine(1402)-N(4))-methyltransferase RsmH, with protein sequence MDSTVHIPVMLAEVIEYLNLKPGMNAIDGTLGGGGHAEAILEKISPGGKLLGIDLDDEAIARARERLRRFGNRVILAQGNFRELAALRQKFFPYPVCAVLLDLGLSSDQLDNPRRGFSFLTEGPLDMRLRGTGDASTISAREVVNTAPEADLARIFRQYGEERFANAIAHTLVVARERKPIETTQALASLIVSAVPPHARRVSRVHPATRIFQALRIAVNQELGSLEETLPQAAGLLEPQGRCAVISFHSLEDRIVKHGFNALARKKIVRIITKTPRVPASDEVIRNPRARSAKLRVIERLGENYQL encoded by the coding sequence ATGGATTCAACCGTTCATATCCCTGTAATGTTGGCAGAGGTGATTGAATATTTAAATTTGAAGCCAGGGATGAACGCGATTGACGGAACATTGGGAGGCGGCGGCCATGCAGAAGCGATCCTTGAAAAAATAAGCCCGGGAGGGAAATTATTAGGCATTGACCTGGATGATGAGGCTATCGCGCGCGCCAGGGAACGGCTTCGCCGATTCGGGAACAGGGTAATCCTTGCACAGGGTAATTTTCGCGAACTCGCCGCATTGCGCCAGAAATTTTTCCCCTATCCTGTCTGTGCCGTGCTCCTTGACCTAGGGCTTTCAAGCGACCAGTTGGATAATCCCCGTCGTGGTTTCTCCTTTCTCACGGAAGGGCCGCTCGATATGCGCCTTCGAGGGACAGGAGATGCTTCGACAATCTCTGCGCGCGAGGTGGTCAATACCGCCCCCGAAGCGGATCTTGCACGCATCTTTAGGCAGTACGGTGAAGAACGATTTGCGAACGCGATTGCACATACTCTCGTAGTCGCCCGGGAGCGCAAGCCCATCGAGACGACTCAGGCACTCGCTTCGCTCATTGTAAGCGCCGTACCTCCCCATGCTCGTCGTGTCTCGCGGGTTCATCCCGCAACGAGAATTTTTCAAGCGTTGAGGATTGCCGTGAATCAAGAACTCGGCTCACTCGAGGAGACCTTGCCGCAAGCGGCAGGTCTCCTCGAGCCTCAAGGCCGATGCGCGGTCATATCGTTCCATTCTTTGGAAGATCGGATCGTGAAGCACGGGTTCAATGCGCTCGCGCGAAAAAAGATCGTGCGCATCATCACTAAAACCCCCCGCGTTCCCGCATCAGATGAAGTCATAAGAAATCCCCGCGCGCGGAGCGCAAAATTAAGAGTGATTGAAAGATTGGGAGAAAATTATCAATTATAA
- a CDS encoding DUF6390 family protein, with protein MVQPLSTSVPVDGVSRCARYSFGPNRLHLCGPDANREVLAYLTAKESGQGLENLLHKFKTLYPYLEMIAHANGIADPFDERIVESYWLGNELLTPITPQMLLTHFTDALKLKKRLTARNFDHLTATLQYHPLPHHNFHVFNVWQRTGHAETEHTLESMDKCRVSWGKVILIDGPFITVSRQPLILSHCHPALDAGSRQKKLKGNPNRLILGSPNPYRITRRLDDDSLMEEVKEGDTISIHWDMPCEILNPQQLKNLIHYTKLSLQFSLI; from the coding sequence ATGGTTCAGCCTTTATCCACCTCTGTGCCTGTTGACGGCGTGTCGCGCTGCGCGCGTTATTCTTTCGGCCCCAATCGCCTGCACCTGTGCGGGCCTGACGCGAACCGCGAAGTGCTCGCCTACCTCACCGCGAAAGAAAGCGGCCAAGGGCTTGAAAACCTGCTCCATAAATTCAAAACGCTCTATCCCTACCTAGAGATGATTGCGCATGCGAACGGCATTGCGGATCCTTTTGACGAACGCATCGTCGAATCCTACTGGCTCGGCAACGAACTGCTCACTCCCATCACCCCACAAATGCTCCTGACCCATTTCACTGACGCGCTGAAATTAAAAAAGCGCCTCACCGCGCGTAATTTCGACCATCTCACGGCGACGCTACAATATCACCCGCTCCCTCATCATAATTTCCATGTGTTCAATGTGTGGCAGCGCACGGGGCACGCAGAAACGGAACACACACTCGAAAGCATGGACAAATGCCGTGTGAGCTGGGGGAAGGTCATACTCATAGACGGGCCATTTATCACAGTATCACGGCAACCGCTTATCCTTTCTCATTGTCATCCCGCACTTGATGCGGGATCCAGGCAAAAAAAACTAAAAGGGAATCCCAATCGTTTAATCCTCGGCTCCCCCAACCCCTACCGCATCACCCGCAGGCTGGACGATGATTCGCTTATGGAAGAGGTAAAGGAGGGTGACACGATTTCCATCCACTGGGATATGCCCTGCGAAATATTAAATCCTCAGCAGCTTAAAAATTTGATACATTATACAAAACTCTCGTTACAATTTTCATTAATATAA
- a CDS encoding slipin family protein has protein sequence MIIVWSILGFALLLLISGLRVIDQYERGVVLTLGKYTSTRVPGLRWIFPVIQRMIKIDLRITTIDIPQQEVITRDNVPVGINAVVYFQVEVAENAILNIKDYTLAVSQYAQAALRDVIGGIELDSLLTEREKTAEVIKKIVDEATKVWGINVTDIKIQDIELPADMKRVMAKQAEAERERRAIIIKAEGEYSASERLAQAAERLSSAPGGISLRTLSTIEKLNPDPSKMVIFTLPVEFFEGIKTLSSFLRDKKK, from the coding sequence ATGATTATAGTATGGTCTATTCTCGGTTTTGCGTTATTATTGCTCATATCAGGTCTGCGGGTGATTGATCAGTATGAGCGGGGAGTAGTGCTTACCCTTGGAAAATATACGAGCACGCGAGTTCCTGGATTGAGATGGATATTTCCTGTGATCCAGCGGATGATCAAGATAGATCTTCGGATTACGACGATTGACATTCCCCAGCAGGAAGTGATTACCAGAGACAACGTGCCGGTGGGGATCAATGCAGTGGTGTACTTCCAGGTAGAGGTGGCGGAAAATGCGATTTTGAATATCAAGGATTATACTCTTGCGGTGTCCCAGTACGCCCAGGCTGCTTTGCGGGATGTCATTGGCGGGATAGAGCTTGATTCGCTCCTGACGGAGCGGGAAAAGACCGCGGAGGTGATTAAAAAAATCGTGGACGAGGCCACGAAAGTATGGGGCATCAATGTCACTGACATCAAGATTCAGGATATTGAGCTGCCTGCGGATATGAAGCGCGTGATGGCCAAGCAGGCAGAAGCCGAGCGTGAACGCCGCGCCATTATCATTAAGGCAGAAGGGGAGTATTCCGCGTCAGAAAGGCTCGCACAGGCGGCAGAGCGCTTGAGCAGCGCCCCTGGCGGCATATCGCTGCGCACGCTTTCGACTATTGAAAAATTAAATCCTGATCCTTCGAAGATGGTCATCTTCACGCTGCCGGTAGAATTTTTTGAAGGTATCAAGACGCTCTCGTCATTCCTTCGCGACAAAAAGAAGTAG
- the mraZ gene encoding division/cell wall cluster transcriptional repressor MraZ codes for MFVGEYKHSVDNKKRLAVPAKFRADLGKTAVITRGLDQCLFVFSVEEWEKLAQKLGSLPFSQADARSFVRLMLSGAMEVEFDQLGRILLPDYLKTYAGIGKTVVITGVFNRLEVWDERRWGDYKDKAEKNVGDLAEKLGGLGI; via the coding sequence ATGTTTGTTGGGGAATATAAGCATTCTGTAGATAATAAAAAGCGGCTTGCGGTTCCTGCGAAATTCAGGGCTGATTTAGGGAAAACTGCCGTGATTACCAGAGGTCTTGATCAGTGTTTATTTGTATTTTCGGTGGAAGAGTGGGAAAAATTAGCCCAAAAATTGGGAAGTCTCCCATTTAGCCAAGCAGACGCGAGAAGCTTTGTCCGTTTGATGCTTTCAGGAGCCATGGAGGTTGAATTTGACCAGTTAGGCCGGATACTGCTCCCTGATTATCTGAAAACATATGCCGGGATCGGGAAGACAGTGGTAATTACCGGCGTTTTCAATCGCTTGGAAGTATGGGATGAAAGACGATGGGGTGATTACAAGGATAAAGCAGAGAAAAATGTGGGGGATTTGGCGGAAAAGTTGGGAGGACTGGGGATTTAG
- a CDS encoding DMT family transporter → MNNATKGIMLALATAFFSGTNNFLTKIAVTALKDPILSTTLRNALVGATLVGIILLTKRWKELISLKSSQALQLLFIAVIGGCVPFILYFTGLSMIPALSAAFIHKTLFLWAAIFAVPLLKEHIGITQIAALLLLFGGNLALGFPKFNFNIGEALVLMATVFWALENVVAKKALANISSLTVAGARMAVGSLFLFLILALKDGSGAIVHLNAMQWGWTLLTALLLLGYVTTWYSALKKLPVTVATALLVPATLITNVMSGIFITHSITLPQVYNGVLVVLGSTLLIWGTRKLITPLVSRNSPHPSLTLREGDASNLPS, encoded by the coding sequence ATGAACAATGCTACCAAGGGTATCATGCTCGCGCTTGCTACCGCATTCTTTTCCGGCACCAATAATTTTTTAACAAAGATCGCAGTGACCGCGCTCAAGGATCCCATACTCTCCACCACTCTACGAAATGCGCTTGTGGGCGCGACGCTTGTAGGAATTATTCTTCTCACGAAGAGATGGAAAGAATTAATTTCACTAAAATCTTCTCAAGCGCTCCAACTGCTCTTCATTGCGGTCATCGGCGGATGCGTGCCCTTTATCCTCTACTTCACAGGCCTCTCCATGATACCCGCCCTCAGTGCCGCATTCATCCATAAAACCCTCTTCCTCTGGGCTGCCATTTTTGCTGTTCCTCTATTAAAAGAACATATAGGCATTACCCAGATAGCCGCCCTCCTTCTGCTTTTCGGCGGTAACCTCGCATTGGGATTTCCTAAATTTAATTTCAACATAGGTGAGGCGCTGGTGCTGATGGCGACCGTATTTTGGGCGCTTGAGAATGTCGTTGCCAAAAAGGCATTGGCCAATATCTCAAGCCTCACGGTTGCGGGCGCGCGCATGGCAGTAGGATCGCTCTTCCTTTTCCTTATTCTTGCGCTCAAGGACGGCAGCGGCGCCATAGTGCATCTGAATGCTATGCAATGGGGATGGACCTTGCTCACCGCACTGCTGCTCTTGGGGTATGTCACCACGTGGTATAGCGCGCTTAAAAAATTGCCCGTCACCGTTGCCACGGCGCTTCTGGTGCCTGCGACGCTCATAACAAACGTCATGAGTGGAATATTTATCACCCATTCAATCACGCTGCCTCAAGTATATAACGGCGTATTGGTCGTTCTTGGTTCCACTCTCCTCATCTGGGGCACGCGAAAACTCATAACTCCCCTCGTTTCTCGTAACTCACCCCATCCCTCTCTTACTTTAAGAGAGGGTGATGCATCAAATCTTCCCTCTTAA
- a CDS encoding penicillin-binding protein 2, whose translation MARLISVRSRKSEDKRLTILKTVFFLFGLILIGRLFELQVLKGKAYSLKADEQYSVRRTVEAPRGLIFVHERTQEDADDELFPIARNVNRHLIYAVPKDIENPEETIGILSPLLGLSADELSRKLNKPLDPFEPLLHGASDEMWALLQERNITGIGAQVEYARDYPEGLLFGTITGFMQGEGEDRRGQYGIEQAYEDALKGIRGLFDVEQDANGNVIPIGREDSYAAVPGSDIILTIDHAIQYRACERLDHAVKLHGAKGGSLLILDPVTGAVRALCVTPRFDPNSYGSVKDLSVYLNQIITAPWEPGSIFKAITMAAALEHEVVTPDTTYVDIGSVTLDKETIKNADNKVYGEQTMTQVLANSINTGAVYAQRKVGKDIFRTTVEAFGFGRKTGIELPAENSGNISSLTKRGEIYAATASFGQGITVTPLQMAAAFGAIANGGVLMKPYIVEEVIDADGKKIKTAPQEVGRVISQRTAIVLRAMLVNVVEEGHGKRAGVQGYWVAGKTGTAQVARKGGKGYDPYKTIGSFIGFGPVDAPRFVMLVKIDEPSSVKFAESTAAPVFGEMANFLFQYYRIKPTREVVKK comes from the coding sequence ATGGCTCGTCTCATTTCAGTTCGCTCCCGCAAGTCAGAGGATAAACGGTTGACAATATTGAAAACCGTTTTTTTTCTTTTTGGTTTGATATTAATAGGCAGGCTCTTTGAGCTTCAAGTGCTTAAAGGCAAAGCCTATTCCCTGAAGGCTGATGAGCAATATTCTGTGCGCAGGACCGTGGAGGCGCCGCGGGGGCTCATTTTTGTCCATGAGCGCACCCAAGAGGATGCAGATGATGAGTTGTTCCCCATCGCCCGAAACGTAAACCGCCATTTGATTTACGCGGTTCCTAAGGATATTGAAAATCCGGAGGAAACCATCGGCATATTAAGCCCCCTCTTGGGATTATCGGCTGATGAGCTATCCAGAAAACTTAATAAACCGCTTGATCCGTTTGAGCCGCTCCTTCACGGGGCCAGTGACGAGATGTGGGCATTGCTGCAAGAGCGCAACATCACGGGAATCGGCGCACAGGTTGAATATGCCCGGGATTATCCTGAAGGGCTGCTCTTTGGGACGATTACAGGATTTATGCAAGGGGAAGGGGAGGACCGCCGCGGACAATACGGCATCGAGCAGGCTTATGAGGATGCCCTGAAGGGCATAAGAGGATTATTTGACGTAGAGCAGGACGCAAATGGGAATGTCATTCCTATCGGACGTGAGGATTCATACGCCGCAGTGCCGGGGAGCGATATTATCCTCACCATCGATCATGCGATCCAATATCGCGCCTGTGAGCGGCTTGACCACGCGGTAAAGCTTCATGGAGCAAAGGGAGGTTCTCTCTTGATTCTTGATCCTGTGACAGGCGCGGTACGCGCACTCTGCGTGACGCCTCGTTTTGATCCGAATAGTTACGGATCTGTGAAAGATTTGAGCGTATACCTTAATCAGATAATTACAGCTCCATGGGAGCCAGGATCCATATTTAAAGCGATTACCATGGCTGCGGCATTGGAACATGAGGTAGTGACTCCTGATACGACGTATGTGGATATCGGGAGCGTGACCTTGGACAAAGAAACGATTAAAAATGCTGACAATAAGGTATATGGCGAACAGACCATGACGCAGGTGCTTGCGAATTCTATCAACACGGGCGCGGTGTATGCGCAGCGAAAGGTGGGAAAAGATATTTTCCGCACCACAGTGGAAGCGTTTGGGTTTGGGCGCAAGACCGGCATTGAGCTGCCTGCGGAAAATTCGGGCAATATATCTTCGCTTACCAAACGCGGAGAAATTTATGCCGCCACTGCCTCATTCGGGCAAGGCATTACCGTGACTCCCCTGCAGATGGCAGCGGCGTTTGGCGCCATTGCAAATGGCGGCGTGCTTATGAAGCCTTATATTGTCGAAGAAGTGATTGATGCGGACGGGAAAAAAATAAAAACTGCGCCGCAAGAGGTCGGGCGTGTGATTTCACAACGCACTGCGATTGTGCTGCGCGCAATGCTGGTGAACGTGGTCGAAGAAGGGCATGGCAAGCGCGCAGGCGTGCAAGGGTACTGGGTCGCGGGGAAAACCGGCACGGCCCAGGTCGCGCGGAAAGGCGGAAAGGGGTATGATCCGTACAAGACGATAGGCTCGTTTATCGGGTTTGGCCCGGTGGATGCGCCGCGATTTGTGATGCTGGTGAAGATAGACGAACCTTCCAGCGTAAAGTTTGCGGAGAGCACTGCGGCGCCGGTATTCGGCGAAATGGCAAATTTTTTGTTCCAGTATTACCGCATAAAACCGACACGTGAGGTGGTGAAGAAGTAA
- the murF gene encoding UDP-N-acetylmuramoyl-tripeptide--D-alanyl-D-alanine ligase, whose product MSLKRKLIQRILGWFARKIIHKYQPRVIGITGSVGKTSAKEAVAKVLEGSFAVRKNERNYNTEIGIPLAIIGYAGQPKSFFNWLEVLLNAIELLLFKDRGYPTVLVLEMGADHPGDIRTLTKIAPCDIGVVTAVGPTHLEYFSTVEEVLKEKSILVSHLRKGGTAILNHDDALVYPLRHRTQAQVFTYGYAASASVQAVEAKTSLDPWLQNKKSDYLGGVTFKLVFQGATVPIRLQGLIGNPPVYAALAAAAVGINLGLNLHTIAERLSALKGLPGRLTLIRGVRGTLIIDDTYNSSPVAAVEALSLLRDLAPSGHRTWAVLGDMLELGAYTKEAHEEVGSAVVAKANASMLITVGERARDIARAAMKAGLSSNMVFSFATPEEAGRFIQNRLQEGDVLLVKGSRGMHMETVVKELMAEPLRADELLVHEH is encoded by the coding sequence ATGTCACTGAAACGTAAATTAATACAACGAATCTTGGGTTGGTTCGCCCGTAAAATAATCCATAAATATCAGCCAAGGGTGATAGGGATTACGGGAAGCGTCGGCAAGACGTCAGCGAAGGAGGCGGTCGCCAAAGTGCTTGAGGGGAGTTTTGCGGTGCGCAAAAATGAGAGGAATTATAATACGGAAATCGGCATCCCGCTTGCCATTATTGGCTATGCAGGGCAGCCGAAATCTTTTTTTAATTGGCTAGAGGTGCTTCTGAATGCGATTGAGCTGCTGCTTTTTAAAGACCGCGGCTATCCCACTGTACTCGTGCTTGAGATGGGCGCTGACCATCCCGGCGATATTCGGACGCTCACAAAAATTGCGCCTTGCGATATCGGCGTCGTAACCGCAGTGGGGCCCACGCACTTGGAATATTTTAGTACGGTGGAAGAAGTGCTGAAGGAAAAATCCATCCTCGTTTCACATTTACGAAAAGGGGGAACGGCGATACTCAATCACGATGACGCGCTTGTGTATCCCTTGCGGCACAGAACACAAGCGCAGGTGTTTACCTATGGCTATGCGGCATCCGCATCGGTACAAGCGGTCGAGGCGAAGACCTCACTTGATCCTTGGCTTCAAAATAAAAAGAGCGATTATTTGGGCGGCGTGACGTTCAAGCTGGTTTTTCAAGGCGCGACCGTGCCCATCCGTCTCCAAGGGCTTATCGGTAACCCGCCCGTGTATGCCGCACTCGCCGCTGCGGCCGTCGGCATCAACCTCGGCCTCAATCTCCATACGATCGCAGAGCGGTTGAGTGCATTGAAAGGATTGCCTGGACGGCTCACACTCATCCGTGGCGTGCGCGGCACGCTTATTATTGATGATACCTATAATTCCTCGCCCGTAGCTGCAGTGGAGGCGTTGTCGCTCCTGCGGGATTTGGCGCCTTCTGGACATCGCACGTGGGCGGTATTGGGCGATATGCTTGAATTGGGCGCATACACAAAAGAAGCGCATGAGGAGGTGGGGAGCGCGGTGGTGGCGAAAGCGAACGCCAGTATGCTCATAACCGTGGGAGAACGGGCACGCGATATTGCGCGCGCAGCAATGAAAGCGGGGTTAAGCAGTAATATGGTGTTTAGTTTCGCCACCCCAGAGGAGGCGGGACGATTTATCCAAAATAGACTCCAGGAGGGAGATGTGTTGCTGGTGAAGGGCTCGCGGGGAATGCATATGGAAACCGTGGTAAAAGAGCTTATGGCAGAACCCTTAAGGGCGGATGAATTGCTTGTGCATGAGCATTGA